One Brassica napus cultivar Da-Ae chromosome C2, Da-Ae, whole genome shotgun sequence DNA window includes the following coding sequences:
- the LOC111203155 gene encoding CLAVATA3/ESR (CLE)-related protein 17-like has product MTQVLVRRATQGRKLRRWDVKTICFFFFVMFQISYSLSASVASCRHQFVSSPPRKTLVYATSPFRGPFKEDNIYGDDKRVVRTGPNPLHN; this is encoded by the coding sequence ATGACTCAAGTGTTGGTACGAAGAGCGACACAAGGAAGGAAACTTAGAAGATGGGACGTGAAGAccatttgtttcttcttctttgtcatGTTTCAGATAAGTTATTCTTTATCAGCTTCTGTTGCTTCTTGCCGTCATCAATTCGTCTCATCGCCGCCAAGAAAGACTCTGGTGTACGCAACGTCGCCGTTTCGTGGACCGTTCAAAGAAGATAACATTTATGGAGACGACAAGAGAGTAGTTCGCACGGGTCCCAATCCTCTCCACAACTAA